In Hermetia illucens chromosome 5, iHerIll2.2.curated.20191125, whole genome shotgun sequence, a single window of DNA contains:
- the LOC119656880 gene encoding general odorant-binding protein 83a-like produces MGYLLKFFILVILSYSYGHKIQPRRDDEYPPKEMIRAIMTLHNICVAKTGVTEEAIKEFSDGEIHEDEALKCYMNCLFHEAGLVNDDGQVDLEMLYAMLPDNLKEIALNMGKQCMTPQGDNLCEKAWWFHQCWKKADPKHYFLV; encoded by the exons ATGGGGTATTTATTAAAGTTTTTCATATTGGTAATTTTATCTTATTCGTACGGACATAAAATTCAACCTAGGAGGGATGATGAG TATCCcccgaaagaaatgatcagagCAATAATGACACTCCACAACATTTGCGTAGCTAAAACTGGTGTTACCGAAG AGGCAATAAAAGAATTCAGTGATGGAGAAATTCATGAGGACGAAGCACTTAAATGTTACATGAATTGTTTGTTTCACGAGGCGGGACTGGTAAACGATGATGGTCAGGTGGATTTGGAGATGCTCTATGCCATGCTTCCGGACAACTTGAAGGAAATCGCCTTGAATATGGGAAAACAGTGCATGACACCCCAAGGTGATAATTTATGTGAAAAGGCTTGGTGGTTCCATCAGTGCTGGAAAAAAGCTGACCCCAAG CACTATTTCTTGGTTTAG